A segment of the Anopheles cruzii chromosome 2, idAnoCruzAS_RS32_06, whole genome shotgun sequence genome:
TTTCTTCCGGGCACAGCTCCAGCTCGGACGGCGGGCAGTTCTCCGGACACCTGGGACCGCACGTGAGGAACTCTTCATTATCTTCCGTGCACGTTGTTTGCCGCTTTATCTTCCGTGTTCCGCTCGCTGTTTATGTGAACAAGAGTGGGGAAAAACTGACCGATTGAAACACGGCTGATAACCACCTGACTACGCAGTCTTACCACAATGGGCCGATAGCGCCAACACCGCGAGTAGGGCAGCCATTACTTGTACGGTGGTATCCAGTTTTTGAGTCATCGCGTACCGTTACAAAGTTGGCGAACGTCTCTAGCTGTGGCAAGACTGATCGATTGTGCCGAACTGATGGCGTCAGCGCCACCGTACACGCTTTATGTTAGTCAAGACAACAGAGGGCCAGAGTACTGATGTGGTAGTCACAACGATCTCCCCCGCACGTTCCTACGCACATTAGGGCGAGTATTTGTTAAAAATGTGGCACACGCTCTACTTAAACAGGGGGAACTATGGTTGCAGAAATTCGACGGCCTTTTATTGTGCGTATTGATTTTAAATCATGGTACCGCACATTGCGTACGGCAATTAGTGGCTTGTTACACTTGGATGTGCTGGGTTGGATGTGGATAAACGGGGATGACCAACGGGGTTATTGGAGATAGATGTATTGATGGACATTTTAGTTTCAATACGAATCGGTGGGCCACAATCTTACCGCAATGAGCCGAGAGCATCAACAACTCGAGCGTGGCAGACCGTTACAATTCGCTTTATATCAGTAAAGTAGTCATTAGTATTGGTGATGAAAGCGTttgaaaaaatatcatttaatcaaaattgtttgtttgttttgaggaACGCATTTTCGTTTCTAATCTTTAATTTACGCAAAACTATCGAGCTTTCGCATCTGGttgcaatcgatcgaatcgaccAACCGATTGTGGCGATCTGATTATGTGTCGTACTCCGCTAACGGAAGAGTTtactgattttttttccttcgtgcCATTTATTCAATGCACAAAGTTGTTTTAACCAACGTGGCACCATGCCGGTTGTAACTGCAATCAATTAATGACTGACGATTCGTTCGATTCTTCTTCGTAGAAATGCTTCGGTCTACGGCCAGGTTTTTTAGGACGGGACCGGGTAGGGTTTTTGCGTGGACGACGTGGCCGGACAGGTCTTTTGGAAGGCGGATGGATATGGGTTGTTGGATGTATATGGACTTCCGATGGTGGATGGATGTTGATGTCTGGGAACGGATGAATATTGATTATTGGAGGTGGATTGAAACCGACCGTTGGATTGACATCATTTGGACATGAAGCTGCTGGAATGCAAGTTTGATCCTGGAGGTTACGGACGAATCctttctcacacacgcacgcagcggAAAAACAGCGCTGGTCCAACGGGCAATCCTCAGGGCTCGATGGTGGACAGGTTGCTGGGCAGGGGGAACCGCACGTCTCAAACCGTTCATTTGCAGGGCATTCCCCGGAATAGGGTGCTGTTGATTTTGCTGTCGGTCAACAACGACATCTACGTTAGTTTCAATACGAATCGATGGGGTACATTCTTACCACAATGAACCGAGAGAACCAATAAGCCGAGCGTGGCAGCAACATGAACTATCAGCATTTTTGACGATCGCTCGTGTTGTTCTGGTTCCAATAATGAAGATGAGGGGACAGTTTACAGATGATGTAGGGCTGATCGGTAGCCCCACACTAATGGTGACTTTGCCAAGGTACTAGCTTTATATTAGCAAAAAAGTAATTAGTATCGGTTTATTGGCGATGAAAACCACAATTTAATAAAagatgtttatttgttttgagTAACGCATTTTCGTTTCTAATTTCTAATTTACTCAAAACTATCGACGACGAAACCACGAACATGTTCGTGATCAACGCAGTAAAGCTGCCACTTTAGAGTAGACTTGGCCAGACTGTACAGAGCAGTTGTGCAAAGTAAGCTACGAAAAACAGAGATTTTTGTCGATTGTGCTAGGCGTAACCTGTTCAAATAACAGAATAACGGTGCCGGGGCTTTCCATGTTAATATTTAAGGGCTACACATAATCCGCGCAATAACCGCGGACAAGTCTTCGAGCTTCAGTGTACATCACTGCAGAACAATATACGGTTGACTCTGCGGATTCGTTTTGCTGCTTATTTACCTGAAGGAACCGTTAGGAAGCTAAAGTGAAACGGTGTGTTGTTCAGTGCAttcatttaaatgttttattcaaaatcaTCACTTTATGGCCGCGCGATCTAGCGTTTGGTCTTTTAAATGCATCGGCTACTTATTCGACTTCCATTGAGTATCCCGGGCACAAACATTTCGGAATGCAAGTGCCATCCGCGCACCGGACGTACCCTTCCTTGCAAAAACATCCGCGGACGCACTGCAGCGTGCAAACTTTGTTCTCCGACGGCGGACAAGTCTCCGGGCAGGCGGAGCCACACTCGAGGAATACCTCATTTTCACCGCAGCGTTCCTCGCATCCTGTAAATCACCAAACGGTCAGTATATCGCCTGGCGTCCTACGTCCCCCTTACGATCTTACCACAACTGGCCGATTGTGCGAATAGTGGGAATGCCGCAAGCATGGCAACCAACAGTAAGGTTTTCATTCTGATGATCTCTTGCTGTCTGGTCTGGAGTGATCTCAAATGATGAACTGATGGCTACAGCAGGAACTGCTCGGGTTTTATATTTGCTCGTCCCTGGGGAGTAGAAGCAT
Coding sequences within it:
- the LOC128268441 gene encoding venom peptide SjAPI-2-like, whose product is MTQKLDTTVQVMAALLAVLALSAHCASGTRKIKRQTTCTEDNEEFLTCGPRCPENCPPSELELCPEESCTVGCFCKAGFVRFFGHRCIEQSECPF